Proteins encoded together in one Streptomyces sp. B1I3 window:
- a CDS encoding sulfurtransferase — translation MKPIITASEYVSESTGPRPPVLLDVRWQLGGPHGRADYEAGHIPGAVFVDLDAELAGPAGGGGRHPLPDPEAFGAVMRRAGVSPDTPVVVYDGGQGWAAARAWWLLRWTGHRDVRVLDGGLAAWTGELSDETPHPAPGDFRPEPGALPLLDADGAAALAHSGLLLDARAAERYRGDVEPIDRVGGHIPGAVSAPTTGNVAEDGRFLPAEALASRFAALGVDGGAEVGVYCGSGVSGAHEVLALEIAGQRAALYAGSWSEWSSDESRPVATGPDPR, via the coding sequence ATGAAGCCCATCATCACCGCATCCGAATACGTGAGCGAATCGACCGGACCGCGTCCGCCGGTGCTCCTGGACGTCCGCTGGCAGCTCGGCGGCCCGCACGGCCGCGCCGACTACGAGGCCGGGCACATCCCCGGCGCGGTGTTCGTCGATCTCGACGCGGAGCTCGCCGGCCCGGCAGGCGGCGGCGGCCGGCACCCCTTGCCGGACCCGGAGGCCTTCGGGGCCGTCATGCGGCGTGCGGGAGTCTCGCCGGACACGCCGGTGGTGGTCTACGACGGAGGCCAGGGCTGGGCGGCGGCCCGCGCCTGGTGGCTGCTCCGCTGGACGGGGCACCGTGATGTCCGGGTGCTCGACGGCGGTCTCGCCGCCTGGACCGGCGAACTCAGCGACGAGACACCGCACCCAGCTCCCGGCGACTTCCGGCCCGAGCCCGGCGCGCTGCCCCTGCTGGACGCGGACGGCGCCGCGGCACTCGCCCACTCCGGACTGCTCCTCGACGCGCGGGCCGCCGAGCGCTACCGGGGGGACGTGGAACCGATCGACCGCGTGGGCGGCCACATCCCCGGAGCGGTCTCCGCGCCGACCACCGGCAACGTGGCCGAGGACGGGCGCTTCCTTCCCGCCGAGGCATTGGCCTCCCGCTTCGCCGCCCTGGGCGTGGACGGCGGGGCCGAGGTGGGCGTCTACTGCGGATCGGGCGTCTCGGGCGCGCACGAGGTGCTGGCGCTGGAGATCGCCGGACAGCGGGCGGCTCTGTACGCGGGCTCCTGGTCCGAGTGGTCCTCGGACGAGTCCCGTCCCGTCGCCACCGGGCCGGACCCCCGCTGA